One bacterium genomic window, CAAATGATGCAGCAGGTGAATTTCTTTCGTTTTTTCGACCTGCTCTAGTTTGGGCAATTTCGCTAATCCCGGCTCGATTTTCTGCAGGCGCCGTTCGATGATTTCTAAGTCGATAAACAGCAGTTCAGTATGAATTTGGTCGATATCCCGAACCGGGTCGAGGGTTTCAGCGGTATGTGGCACATTCGGATTCTCAAATAGCCGAACAAGATGCACTAACGCATCGGTGTTCCGTAACGCAACGAGTTGCGCTTCTTCAGCGCTAGCGTATTTACCCGGTTTGATACCGAGTCCGCCGACATCAACGAATTCAACTTGCGCATGGATAACTTTCCGTGGCGGGAACATCTCACCGAGTTTATCTAATCGCGGATCTGGAACTGAAATAATGCCGAGATGCGATTCTGCCCTATGGATACCGGTATGGACGTGCTGACCAGAGAGAACATTAAACAAAGTGGTTTTCCCAACCTGCGGTAATCCGATTATCCCGATTTTAAGCATAAAATATTTTTCCTATAAAGACACCAAAACGCTAAGTAATATCTAATATGAACAAACTCATTTCTTATCGGAGAGAATGGAGTTATATTGTCTTTACAGGAATATACCGTTAAAAAATATTTTTCCCTTGCAGAAAATATTGCAATTAGTGTAAATTGTATTACGTATTTTGTAAAGATACAATATCAAAAAAAAATAATTATTTTTTTGTATGGAATTAACGTTTTACGGTGCAGTGCGGACGGTAACCGGATCGATGTTTGTCATAACCAATGACGGAACGACTGTGCTTTGTGAATGCGGGTTATTTCAAGGACATCGCGCAGAGAGTAACTTAAAAAATCGGAATCTGCCGTTTGACCCGGTAACAATCAACGCGATGCTTTTATCCCACGCGCATATTGACCACAGCGGAAATATTCCGACTTTGGTGAAAAAAGGATTTTCCGGCGGAATTTATACGACGTTTGCGTCTCGCGATTTATGTTCTATAATGTTGCGAGATAGTGCGCATCTACAGGAGAAAGATATTGAACACGTCAACTGGCTAAATGAACAGAAAAAGAAAAATGGCAAACTCAAAAATTCGGAACGGCTCGAACCGCTATATACGGTAGCGGATGCGGTATCGAGTTTGCGATCATTTCGAGGGGTGATGTATGACCAACCGATTCAGATTACGGATGATATACACGTAACCTATCGAGACGCCGGACATATTCTCGGTTCCGCAATGTTAGAAATCGAACTTCGTAAACGGTTGAAAAAGCGGAAACTTGTTTTCACTGGCGATTTAGGTCGGAAAAACCTGCCGATTTTGAAAGACCCCTACCCGATAGAGTCAGCGGATGTCCTGATTATCGAAAGCACCTACGGGAACCGACTCCACGACCCGCTGGAAACCGCTGCCGAAAAACTCGCTGCGCTGATTAATGAAACTGTGCATCGTGGTGGGAAAATTATTGTACCGGCGTTTGCCGTTGAACGAACGCAGGAGTTTATCTATATTTTGCATCAACTGACGGAGCAAGGCAAAATCCCGTTAATTCCGATTTATGTTGATAGTCCGCTGGCAATCAATGCGACGGAAATATTCCGACTCCATCCGGAATGTTTAGATGAGCAAACGCTCGAATATATCGAAAAGAAAGAAGATCCGTTCGGATTCGGCAAATTGAAATATGTCCGAGACGTAGAAGAATCGAAAAAATTAAATAACATTACCAGCCCTTGTATTA contains:
- a CDS encoding MBL fold metallo-hydrolase, giving the protein MELTFYGAVRTVTGSMFVITNDGTTVLCECGLFQGHRAESNLKNRNLPFDPVTINAMLLSHAHIDHSGNIPTLVKKGFSGGIYTTFASRDLCSIMLRDSAHLQEKDIEHVNWLNEQKKKNGKLKNSERLEPLYTVADAVSSLRSFRGVMYDQPIQITDDIHVTYRDAGHILGSAMLEIELRKRLKKRKLVFTGDLGRKNLPILKDPYPIESADVLIIESTYGNRLHDPLETAAEKLAALINETVHRGGKIIVPAFAVERTQEFIYILHQLTEQGKIPLIPIYVDSPLAINATEIFRLHPECLDEQTLEYIEKKEDPFGFGKLKYVRDVEESKKLNNITSPCIIISSSGMCEGGRILHHLRNNIGDERNLILIIGFMADGTLGKRIVDKMPVVRIFGEEYALKAQVKKLNSFSAHADQNDLIAFINNFQKKPKQVFVIHGNSDQAEPLVAAIKTMGIPNVLIPPVGETIPIV